In bacterium, one genomic interval encodes:
- a CDS encoding peptide-N-glycosidase, with amino-acid sequence MKIRLSLFALLGVTSLLIIFQASASAEVGQLRHVVSHNEVKVVTDPSKGSNSYPAWSVFPSSDITYRKVVLWITYACPDSLHCGEWDYIDAIYLRKSGGEGAPLQNIELARMISPYGWRFDSEWSFDWHVDITDFANLLHDSVLIDFIHTGYEKNDDRGWKISLDFVITEGRPSLEVLRMDTLWCGSFPYGDTAKPIENLLSPITFTPAEGAEIARLRIHQTGHGMDDSANCAEFCSKYRQVYFDDSLFAQRQLWRECGDNPLYPQSGTWIFDRANWCPGSVVYPDWYDYQLTNKPSHSVDIAMEPYINPNKPTANWHIYSYLFQCRAPWAEYDVSVEEIIAPSMEDEYSRLNPICAQPTFVMKNQGSETVTSVAVRYGSSLEYSKKYLWTGLLPPQGYVTVTLPGQLPVPGDTSQFSIFLSAPNGHDDEYPEDNHLTSSPLTPPHYTNKIIVVLRTNNDTSHTSYRLTNVNGDLVFERPQGTLAAKTTYRDTFDLEPNCYQFLVSDTGGDGLDFWFNVEGGYGYVRLLDINGRLIKTFGSDFGSNINHWFSVAPGVETIAPDEDLPIVQPFPPRNDGKFEVDLFFDKPTDAFISVVTEDGTKSVFQQDVKGYKEGFLPIDISASPDGVYYLKVSADGETVTRRIRVKRD; translated from the coding sequence GTGAAAATTCGTCTCAGTCTGTTTGCACTACTTGGAGTGACCTCACTCCTGATCATATTCCAGGCTTCGGCATCCGCCGAGGTCGGCCAACTCCGCCATGTTGTCTCACATAACGAAGTCAAGGTCGTCACCGACCCGTCAAAAGGAAGTAACAGCTACCCGGCCTGGTCTGTTTTTCCTTCGTCGGACATCACCTACCGCAAAGTAGTCCTCTGGATAACCTACGCCTGCCCCGACAGCCTTCATTGCGGCGAGTGGGACTACATCGATGCTATCTACCTCCGCAAATCCGGGGGAGAGGGTGCACCGCTGCAGAACATCGAACTGGCCCGCATGATCTCTCCGTATGGCTGGCGCTTTGATTCCGAGTGGAGTTTTGACTGGCATGTTGATATCACCGACTTCGCCAACCTCCTGCACGACTCGGTGCTGATAGACTTCATTCACACCGGCTACGAGAAAAACGATGACCGTGGATGGAAGATATCGCTCGACTTCGTCATCACCGAAGGACGACCCTCGCTCGAAGTCCTCCGCATGGACACCCTCTGGTGCGGAAGTTTCCCCTACGGTGACACTGCTAAGCCGATCGAAAATTTGCTTTCCCCGATCACATTCACTCCAGCCGAGGGGGCCGAGATCGCCCGCCTTCGCATTCACCAGACCGGCCACGGGATGGACGACTCCGCCAATTGCGCCGAGTTCTGCAGCAAGTATCGACAGGTCTATTTCGATGATTCTCTCTTCGCCCAGCGTCAGCTCTGGCGCGAATGCGGCGATAATCCGCTCTATCCGCAATCCGGAACCTGGATCTTCGACCGTGCCAACTGGTGCCCCGGCTCTGTTGTCTACCCGGACTGGTACGACTACCAATTAACCAACAAGCCATCGCATTCGGTTGATATCGCCATGGAGCCGTATATCAATCCCAACAAGCCAACCGCGAATTGGCATATCTACTCGTATCTCTTCCAATGTCGCGCCCCGTGGGCCGAGTATGATGTCAGCGTCGAAGAAATCATTGCCCCAAGCATGGAAGATGAGTACTCACGCCTCAATCCTATCTGCGCGCAACCAACCTTTGTGATGAAAAATCAGGGGAGCGAGACAGTTACCTCGGTAGCTGTCCGCTATGGCTCTTCGCTGGAATATTCCAAGAAGTACCTCTGGACCGGCCTTCTCCCTCCGCAGGGGTACGTCACGGTCACACTCCCCGGACAACTCCCTGTCCCCGGAGACACATCGCAGTTCTCAATCTTCCTGAGCGCGCCGAACGGTCACGATGACGAATACCCTGAAGACAACCATCTGACCTCATCTCCTTTGACGCCGCCGCATTACACGAACAAGATCATTGTCGTCCTTCGAACCAATAACGACACCAGTCACACGTCCTATCGCCTGACCAATGTCAACGGCGACCTGGTCTTTGAACGCCCGCAGGGGACTCTCGCCGCCAAAACAACCTATCGTGACACCTTTGATCTGGAGCCCAATTGCTACCAATTTCTGGTCAGCGACACCGGTGGCGATGGTTTGGATTTCTGGTTTAATGTCGAAGGCGGCTACGGCTATGTCCGCTTGCTTGACATCAATGGACGCCTGATCAAAACATTCGGCTCTGATTTCGGAAGCAATATCAACCATTGGTTTTCTGTCGCCCCGGGAGTGGAGACGATTGCGCCGGACGAAGACCTCCCGATCGTCCAACCCTTCCCGCCACGCAATGACGGCAAGTTCGAGGTTGACCTCTTCTTCGACAAACCGACCGATGCTTTTATCTCGGTGGTCACCGAAGACGGCACTAAGTCAGTTTTTCAACAGGATGTGAAAGGGTACAAAGAAGGATTTCTGCCGATAGACATCTCGGCTTCACCCGATGGCGTCTATTACCTGAAAGTCAGTGCCGATGGTGAGACCGTCACCCGCCGCATCCGAGTCAAGCGCGATTAA
- a CDS encoding alpha-mannosidase, translated as MRSILPICFLAVILLTSAVLAQAQDTATPKPKVGVVSTAHLDTQWRWTIKNTIEEYIPNTLHDNFKLLDLYPDYVFSFEGAFRYQLMREYYPEDYARLKKYIADGRWRVTGAWVDACDVNIPSFESLTRHALYGNGFYKKEFGKQSYDIFMPDCFGFGYALPSIANHCGLKSFSTQKLTWGCSVPVPFSIGEWQGVDGSTVIAGLKTGNYVAKIKDDLSRDTTWLNMANQLGKETGAYLSYMYIGTGDVGGAPESLTVDWLQKSIKSDGPMTVASVGADDLPKLVGEFPNAKLQKYDGELVMTRHGVGCYTSQAAMKRWNRRNEQLADAAERAAVTASLLNGYTYPRETLREAWVRFLWHQFHDDLTGTSIPEAYEYSWSDELLSLNQFANIQTDAISAITPALDTRGKGKTVVVYNPLAIDREDVVEVDCPYASATVIDSHGKQIPSQLITDNEGKQKVIFLAKLPPVGYGVFDIRENKSTPDVGPEIAKISVYSKASGKTFLGNERYDVSMNRNGVGGIYDKLANKILLAAPIEWQLIYNKPRQWPAWEIQYEDILSGVNQLVYNDPGEIEVIESGPVRGAIKITRTHNNSTYETIIRLAAGSAGDRIEFINNVDWAEKETLLKAAFKLNGVDDTVTYDLGLGSIKRGINKKEKYEVPGHMWADQTATDNSYGVSILNDCKYGWDHPDNQTLRLTLIHTPGVFDSWNWVGDQSSQDIGNHDFHVCHRRSHRPGAGIRHPMASRTSQPAAPGLRGSAASWQTGQIALASVADAERQADSAGDGQRCQDGRDLR; from the coding sequence GTGCGTAGCATTTTACCAATCTGTTTCCTGGCGGTCATCCTGTTGACTTCCGCCGTCCTCGCCCAGGCGCAGGACACTGCCACCCCGAAACCGAAAGTCGGCGTTGTCAGCACCGCCCATCTGGACACCCAGTGGCGATGGACCATCAAGAACACTATTGAAGAGTACATCCCGAATACTCTTCACGACAACTTCAAGCTCCTTGACCTCTATCCTGATTATGTCTTCAGTTTTGAGGGCGCCTTCCGCTACCAGCTCATGAGAGAGTACTACCCGGAAGACTACGCCCGCCTCAAGAAATATATCGCCGATGGCCGCTGGCGTGTCACCGGTGCCTGGGTTGATGCCTGCGATGTTAACATCCCGTCATTCGAATCCCTCACCCGCCACGCATTGTATGGCAATGGCTTCTACAAGAAAGAGTTCGGCAAACAGAGCTACGATATCTTCATGCCCGACTGCTTCGGCTTTGGCTACGCCCTTCCATCAATTGCGAATCATTGCGGGCTGAAAAGCTTCTCCACGCAGAAGCTTACCTGGGGTTGCTCCGTCCCCGTCCCATTCTCTATTGGTGAATGGCAGGGGGTCGATGGCTCCACCGTTATCGCGGGACTCAAGACCGGAAACTATGTCGCTAAGATCAAAGATGACCTCTCTCGCGATACCACCTGGCTGAATATGGCCAATCAACTTGGCAAAGAGACCGGCGCCTATCTGTCGTATATGTACATCGGCACCGGCGATGTCGGCGGCGCACCGGAATCCCTCACGGTCGATTGGCTCCAGAAGTCAATCAAGTCTGATGGCCCCATGACTGTCGCCTCCGTAGGCGCCGATGATCTCCCCAAACTAGTTGGCGAGTTCCCCAATGCCAAATTGCAGAAATACGACGGCGAACTGGTGATGACCCGCCACGGCGTCGGATGTTACACCTCGCAGGCCGCCATGAAGCGCTGGAACCGTCGCAACGAACAACTTGCCGATGCCGCCGAGCGTGCCGCCGTCACCGCTTCTTTGCTTAATGGCTACACCTACCCGCGCGAAACCCTTCGTGAGGCGTGGGTCCGCTTCCTCTGGCATCAATTCCATGATGACCTGACCGGAACATCCATCCCCGAGGCATACGAATATTCCTGGTCCGACGAACTGCTATCGCTCAACCAGTTTGCCAATATCCAAACCGATGCCATCTCCGCTATCACTCCTGCATTGGATACTCGTGGTAAAGGAAAAACAGTCGTCGTCTACAACCCCCTCGCGATCGATAGAGAAGATGTCGTTGAAGTCGATTGTCCGTACGCCTCTGCGACAGTTATCGATTCGCACGGCAAACAAATTCCCAGTCAATTGATTACAGATAATGAAGGAAAACAGAAAGTCATCTTTCTGGCCAAGCTTCCACCTGTGGGCTATGGTGTTTTCGACATTCGCGAAAACAAATCGACTCCCGATGTTGGTCCGGAAATCGCAAAAATCTCTGTGTATAGTAAAGCATCGGGCAAGACATTTCTTGGAAACGAACGATATGATGTATCAATGAACAGAAACGGTGTCGGAGGAATTTATGACAAACTCGCTAATAAGATTCTCCTCGCTGCTCCTATCGAATGGCAATTGATCTACAACAAACCCCGTCAGTGGCCCGCTTGGGAAATTCAATACGAAGATATACTTAGTGGAGTAAACCAACTAGTATACAACGATCCAGGAGAGATCGAAGTTATCGAATCCGGTCCCGTCCGCGGCGCAATCAAAATCACCCGCACGCACAACAACTCCACCTACGAGACCATCATCCGCCTCGCCGCCGGTTCCGCCGGTGACCGGATAGAGTTCATTAATAATGTCGACTGGGCCGAAAAAGAAACTCTCCTCAAAGCCGCCTTTAAACTGAACGGCGTCGACGATACCGTCACCTACGACCTCGGCCTCGGCTCAATCAAGCGTGGCATTAACAAGAAAGAGAAATACGAAGTCCCCGGCCATATGTGGGCCGACCAGACCGCCACCGACAACTCCTACGGCGTCTCTATTCTCAATGACTGCAAATACGGCTGGGACCACCCCGACAACCAGACCCTGCGCTTAACACTCATCCACACTCCCGGCGTCTTTGACTCCTGGAACTGGGTCGGCGACCAGAGCTCACAGGATATAGGAAACCATGACTTTCACGTTTGCCATCGCCGGTCACACCGGCCCGGTGCTGGAATCCGACATCCCATGGCAAGCCGCACGTCTCAACCAGCCGCTCCAGGTCTACGAGGTTCCGCAGCATCCTGGCAAACTGGGCAAATCGCACTCGCTTCTGTCGCTGACGCAGAACGACAAGCCGACTCAGCAGGTGATGGTCAACGCTGTCAAGATGGCCGAGACCTCCGATGA
- a CDS encoding ABC transporter permease, with the protein MSNQRRDSAFTRLLSDYGMLIVLVLLCILFSALTVTEQTTTGKKGAELLSKEVIALYPHEGRILILAGLSPAELEFANEMKRLLRADGYNAAGLVGEPSDLRTEVSGDTTGPAVTAVVTTDATRPIVLGFRDIPPISGAQILTPPKQHWPTFLLADNLRNVANQIVVIAIVAIGMTMVIITAGIDLSVGSLIALSAVVIAWVAGALGGTEISSFGILVAAFAALVACALTGAFSGLMITGFKIPPFIATLAMMQVAAGIAYIISQGKPIYQLPDNFVWLGRGTEPLLDLPIAVLLMLLLYFFAWVLMERSVLGRYIYAVGGNPEAARLAGINVNRVLLFVYTLCGLLAGLGGIIMASQLKSGAPTYGLTYELYVIAAVVVGGTSLSGGEGKIIGTLIGAFIIAVIQNGMNLTNIETYTQKVVLGLVILAAVLFDRLKQKGLMHRLRTSGPDRSNSKVTSS; encoded by the coding sequence ATGAGCAACCAACGACGCGATTCCGCATTCACTCGCCTCCTCTCTGATTACGGGATGCTGATTGTCCTCGTCCTCCTCTGCATCCTCTTTTCAGCATTGACTGTAACGGAACAAACCACTACCGGCAAAAAGGGAGCCGAACTACTTAGCAAAGAGGTAATCGCCCTCTATCCGCACGAAGGCAGAATTCTCATCCTTGCAGGGCTGAGTCCGGCCGAGCTGGAATTTGCGAATGAAATGAAGAGACTTCTTCGAGCCGACGGCTACAATGCCGCCGGCTTGGTGGGTGAACCATCCGACTTGAGAACCGAGGTTTCCGGGGATACTACTGGACCGGCCGTCACTGCTGTGGTCACGACCGATGCTACTCGCCCTATTGTCCTGGGATTCCGCGACATTCCGCCGATCTCCGGAGCGCAGATACTTACTCCGCCCAAACAACACTGGCCAACTTTCCTTCTGGCAGATAATCTGCGCAATGTCGCCAACCAGATTGTCGTGATTGCAATTGTCGCCATCGGCATGACCATGGTGATCATCACTGCCGGGATTGATCTCTCCGTCGGAAGTCTCATCGCGCTTTCCGCCGTCGTCATCGCCTGGGTCGCCGGAGCACTTGGCGGCACCGAGATCTCAAGTTTCGGCATACTGGTGGCCGCATTCGCCGCACTGGTCGCCTGTGCATTGACAGGCGCCTTCAGTGGCCTCATGATCACCGGCTTCAAGATCCCACCATTTATCGCCACGCTCGCCATGATGCAGGTCGCCGCAGGCATCGCCTATATCATTTCGCAAGGGAAGCCTATCTACCAGCTCCCGGACAACTTCGTCTGGCTCGGTCGAGGAACGGAACCACTGCTCGACCTTCCCATTGCGGTCCTCCTGATGTTGCTTCTCTATTTCTTCGCCTGGGTCCTGATGGAGCGCTCTGTCCTTGGACGCTACATCTATGCTGTCGGCGGAAATCCCGAGGCCGCACGTCTTGCCGGTATCAATGTCAATCGTGTTCTGCTTTTTGTCTACACCCTCTGTGGTCTGCTGGCTGGACTGGGTGGAATTATCATGGCCTCACAACTCAAGTCCGGCGCCCCAACATACGGCCTCACCTACGAGTTATATGTCATCGCCGCCGTAGTTGTCGGCGGAACCAGCCTGAGCGGGGGAGAAGGGAAAATCATTGGCACCCTCATCGGTGCCTTCATTATTGCGGTCATTCAGAACGGCATGAACCTCACCAATATCGAGACCTACACGCAAAAGGTCGTCCTCGGTCTGGTGATTCTCGCCGCCGTTCTTTTTGATAGATTAAAACAGAAAGGGCTGATGCATCGCCTTCGCACATCCGGCCCGGACAGATCGAATAGCAAGGTAACGTCGTCATAG
- a CDS encoding sugar ABC transporter ATP-binding protein, with protein MLEVSGLHKAFPGVQAIKDGSLQLRAGEIHALVGENGAGKSTLIKILTGVHQPDGGEVSIDGHLCRFQSPIDAHRAGIVAIYQEFTLVPAMSIAANLFLGREQTRFGALQSGQEFVKAQEILTRLGLTLHPDSRVSTLSVSEQQLIEIARALLVDARILIMDEPTAALTPREVAKLFGILRKLTAQGIGILFISHRLDEVLEIADRITVMRDGVTLTSQNASGMNRRTLIELMVGRSLDDEFPKYSTTPGEVRLQVNSLSGGKVRGITFTARAGEIIGFAGLMGAGRTEMARLVFGADPKETGDVLLDGRPLTLHSPQDAIRAGICLLTEDRKGQGLVLCASARENFSISSVKRWSRFGLLDRAKEAARFESHRQALAIKISSPRQRAESLSGGNQQKLLVARWLEVDSQVLIFDEPTRGIDVGAKFEMYLLIRKLAAQGKVILLISSELPEILGMSDRIIVMKAGTLSGEITDVSSATQEQIMAMAV; from the coding sequence CTGCTGGAAGTCTCCGGTCTGCATAAAGCATTCCCGGGCGTCCAGGCTATTAAAGATGGCTCACTGCAGCTCCGAGCCGGGGAGATCCATGCGCTCGTCGGAGAGAATGGCGCCGGGAAAAGTACGCTCATCAAGATCCTCACCGGCGTCCACCAACCCGACGGGGGAGAGGTCAGCATTGATGGCCACCTCTGCCGCTTCCAGTCGCCGATCGATGCCCACCGCGCTGGCATCGTCGCCATCTATCAGGAATTCACCCTTGTCCCCGCAATGTCAATTGCAGCAAATCTCTTCCTCGGCAGAGAACAGACCCGCTTCGGCGCGCTGCAATCGGGACAGGAATTTGTCAAAGCACAGGAGATTCTCACCCGTCTCGGCCTGACTCTTCACCCCGACTCCCGCGTCTCCACTCTGTCAGTCTCAGAACAACAACTTATCGAGATCGCGCGCGCCCTGCTGGTTGATGCCCGCATTCTGATCATGGATGAACCCACCGCCGCCCTCACCCCTCGTGAGGTCGCCAAGCTTTTCGGCATCCTTCGGAAACTCACCGCCCAGGGGATAGGTATCCTCTTTATCAGTCACCGGCTCGATGAGGTCCTTGAAATCGCCGACCGGATAACTGTGATGCGTGATGGTGTCACTCTCACCAGCCAAAACGCGTCGGGCATGAACCGACGGACGCTGATCGAGCTGATGGTCGGGCGCTCGCTCGATGACGAATTCCCCAAATACTCTACAACGCCTGGCGAAGTTCGTCTGCAGGTGAATTCGCTTTCCGGCGGCAAAGTAAGGGGGATCACCTTTACCGCCAGGGCAGGGGAGATTATCGGCTTTGCCGGTCTGATGGGCGCCGGACGAACCGAAATGGCCAGACTCGTTTTTGGTGCCGACCCAAAAGAGACTGGCGACGTTCTGCTGGATGGCCGACCGCTCACCCTGCATTCTCCACAAGATGCTATCCGCGCCGGGATTTGCCTGCTAACCGAGGATCGCAAAGGACAGGGACTGGTACTCTGTGCCTCCGCACGCGAGAACTTCTCCATCTCCAGCGTCAAACGCTGGTCCCGATTTGGTCTCCTCGACCGCGCCAAAGAAGCAGCCCGATTCGAATCCCACCGCCAGGCTCTCGCTATAAAAATCTCCAGCCCCCGCCAGCGAGCCGAATCCTTGTCCGGTGGCAATCAGCAAAAGCTCCTTGTCGCGCGATGGCTCGAGGTTGACTCGCAGGTTCTGATCTTCGATGAACCGACTCGCGGTATCGATGTCGGCGCCAAGTTCGAAATGTATCTCCTCATCCGAAAACTCGCCGCACAAGGGAAAGTGATTCTCTTGATTTCATCAGAGCTCCCTGAGATCCTCGGCATGTCCGATCGCATCATCGTCATGAAAGCCGGAACACTCTCCGGCGAGATCACTGATGTTTCTTCCGCAACCCAGGAACAGATCATGGCGATGGCCGTATGA
- a CDS encoding substrate-binding domain-containing protein, protein MRTRFSPFTLAGIFLTSLLILISSFGCSKSDGDKSGSDQTAAPAKLTIGVSLLTRTHPFYQDLEAGLLEAAKAHNYELLITAGEFDVAKQKDQLQDFIVKKVNAIIVSPTDSRSIGTAIKAANDAGIPVFTADIACLAEGVQIVSHVASDNLAGGKLAAQALVEALGGQGKVAIIDHPEVESVIQRVKGFEDEIALHPGIQIVAKLSGHGVKDQAFRTTEDVLQSNPDLKAIFGINDDSALGALAAVEKAGKQGQVKIIGFDAVPEAREAIKAGKIHADVIQKPHEIGSKTIEAVATYIAGGQVPSTILIPCGLFTQADAQ, encoded by the coding sequence ATGCGTACTCGATTCTCTCCGTTCACTCTCGCAGGTATCTTCCTGACGAGTCTGCTCATCCTCATTAGTTCCTTTGGCTGTTCCAAATCCGACGGCGACAAATCCGGTTCTGATCAGACTGCCGCGCCAGCCAAACTGACAATCGGCGTTTCCCTCCTGACACGAACTCATCCGTTCTATCAGGATCTCGAGGCAGGCTTGCTCGAAGCCGCCAAAGCACACAATTATGAGCTACTGATCACTGCCGGCGAATTTGATGTCGCCAAGCAGAAAGATCAGCTCCAGGACTTCATCGTTAAGAAAGTCAACGCTATCATCGTCTCGCCAACCGATTCTCGCTCGATCGGCACCGCGATCAAAGCTGCCAACGATGCTGGCATTCCTGTATTCACAGCCGACATCGCCTGTTTGGCCGAGGGCGTGCAGATTGTCTCCCATGTCGCCTCTGACAATCTCGCCGGTGGCAAACTGGCCGCCCAGGCTCTCGTCGAAGCGCTCGGTGGCCAGGGAAAAGTAGCGATCATTGACCATCCCGAGGTCGAATCGGTGATTCAGCGTGTTAAGGGATTCGAAGATGAGATCGCTCTGCACCCCGGCATTCAAATAGTAGCCAAGCTTTCCGGCCATGGCGTCAAAGATCAAGCCTTCCGGACTACCGAAGATGTTCTTCAGTCCAATCCTGATCTGAAGGCTATCTTCGGTATCAACGATGACTCCGCCCTTGGTGCCCTTGCCGCTGTCGAAAAAGCAGGCAAACAGGGCCAAGTGAAGATCATTGGCTTTGATGCTGTTCCGGAAGCCCGCGAAGCGATCAAGGCAGGGAAGATTCACGCTGATGTGATCCAGAAACCGCACGAGATCGGAAGCAAAACGATCGAGGCCGTCGCCACCTACATCGCCGGTGGACAGGTCCCTTCGACTATTTTGATTCCATGCGGCCTCTTCACCCAGGCGGATGCTCAGTAA
- a CDS encoding SpoIIE family protein phosphatase, protein MPNISDLELQRLKQAVEELTSLNQIANAVNVTMKVDAITQSILDHCLKRVGAVQGGVFLLQQSDMTGAADFKTFVREFTPDTGGIPLRLNLSLTGWMIKNKTVLVCNSPMTDDRFRGIDFDAMGLKSILAAPLMARTGLIGVLALFNKKSQDGFTDNDKRFLAIVGVQTAQVVENARLFEKEQQLRVVEEELKLAHSIQQGFLPKASISADSIDIHGINIPAKEVGGDFFDIVKLDDHHFFLSVGDVSGKGTPASLLMANAQAVLRSQLSMEGETNIAEMAVRLNRLICQFARPGQFLTALFGIVNTQKKTFDFVNAGHLVPLFLTEKGEVTSNSEADLLIGVLPDCQYTVHQVPLAGIRAICLYSDGVTEALNENDQMYGDDRLLQVYASTLSPTAKDWAERILGDITAFVGKQSPSDDITVLIARLA, encoded by the coding sequence ATGCCGAATATCAGTGACCTTGAGTTACAGCGACTAAAACAGGCGGTCGAGGAACTTACCTCGCTTAACCAGATCGCCAACGCCGTCAATGTCACCATGAAGGTCGACGCCATCACCCAGTCGATCCTCGACCACTGCCTCAAGCGCGTAGGCGCCGTGCAGGGGGGAGTCTTCCTTCTCCAGCAATCGGATATGACTGGCGCCGCCGACTTCAAGACCTTTGTACGTGAGTTTACCCCCGATACCGGCGGGATCCCTCTTCGCCTCAACCTCAGCCTTACCGGCTGGATGATCAAGAACAAGACCGTCCTGGTGTGCAATTCTCCCATGACCGATGATCGCTTCCGCGGCATCGATTTCGACGCCATGGGGTTGAAGTCCATCCTGGCCGCTCCGCTCATGGCGCGAACAGGTCTGATCGGCGTCCTGGCGCTCTTCAACAAAAAATCCCAGGATGGCTTTACCGATAACGATAAACGCTTCCTCGCGATCGTCGGCGTCCAGACCGCCCAGGTCGTTGAAAACGCCCGCCTCTTCGAGAAAGAACAACAACTGCGGGTCGTCGAAGAGGAACTGAAACTGGCCCACTCCATCCAACAGGGCTTTCTCCCTAAGGCAAGCATCAGTGCCGATTCAATTGATATTCACGGCATCAATATCCCGGCCAAAGAGGTGGGAGGAGATTTCTTTGATATCGTGAAACTCGATGATCATCACTTTTTTCTCTCTGTTGGTGATGTTTCCGGTAAAGGGACACCCGCATCGCTCCTTATGGCTAACGCTCAGGCCGTTCTTCGATCACAACTCTCCATGGAAGGGGAGACCAACATCGCCGAGATGGCCGTTCGCCTGAACCGCTTGATCTGCCAGTTTGCCCGCCCCGGTCAGTTTTTGACTGCCCTTTTTGGCATCGTTAATACTCAGAAGAAGACATTTGATTTCGTTAATGCCGGCCACCTGGTCCCGCTCTTCTTAACAGAAAAGGGAGAAGTCACGAGCAATTCCGAGGCCGATCTCCTCATCGGCGTTCTTCCGGATTGCCAATATACCGTACATCAAGTCCCGCTTGCCGGAATTAGGGCTATCTGCCTTTACAGCGATGGTGTGACCGAGGCGCTCAATGAAAATGACCAGATGTATGGGGATGATCGATTACTGCAGGTCTACGCATCCACTCTCAGTCCGACCGCCAAAGACTGGGCCGAACGTATTCTCGGCGATATCACCGCCTTTGTCGGAAAACAGTCCCCCTCGGATGATATCACTGTACTGATCGCCCGACTCGCCTGA